The Glycine soja cultivar W05 chromosome 19, ASM419377v2, whole genome shotgun sequence genomic sequence TTCCAAACCCAAAGGGATTCCACCCAGTTCCAATAGTCACCAAAATTCATACCATAAAAATCTTCAAATGCACCTTTCAGTAAAACAAATGCAACTGGAGGAAACACAATAAAACCTAAAGCAATATTACAAGAGGCCCTTAGTAAGGTTCTCCAACTCCTAGCTTGAAAATCAAGCTTCAATGGTCTAGCCATCAGACAAATTGGGACAATATGTAAAGCCCCAATCTCTGCTGTAGCAAAGTTAATGACGGACATGAGAGACAAACCGATGAATGCAGTTGATATAGTTACAGACTTTAAGCTAGCCCACTTGTTTTTCTCAGGTCGAGATGCAGCAGCTTCAAAAATTGGTGAACCCAATATCATGTATAAAATTAGCAAGCTAAAAGCTGATAGCAAACCCCACAATACAAAGTTCATTGTTGGTGTGGTATTGGGTACTTGACATAGGAAAAATGGGAGTAAGGAGATGACAGCACCCCATAAATGAATGACCAAAACCTTCCTGGCCGAATTCAACCATTTCCAAGATTTTGGGCTGGCATTAACTTCTAAGGCAGATGTGGTTTGGGGAGTGGAATCACTAGCATTGACATGGAGATATGCCGCAACTATTGGAAGTGGTGCAACAAGTAATGCAAATGGAATCATGTAAACTCCAACTGACACAAACTTGCTAGGGGATGTCAAGAGGTACAAAAAAAATGACTGATGAAACTTCTCAAGAAGGTTGTTTATTGAGCGTATGACTCCTTCAATTAACCTGCAATATGTATGAAACACTTTGCTCACAGTGATCAAACAAAGAGATGCTTTATAATGTACATCAGCAGTAATACACAAGTTCATaaaatgttaaaacaaaatatcattctATAGAATTAAAAGCTTTGCATGTAATGAGAATAATAGTTTCCTACCACAAGTACAACTATGTCAATggcaaaaagaaacaaaaaggatACAAAATCTCTACCCAATTAAATTTTCCATGTTAAAAAGTTCAAGAGTTTCCTTTATGAAAATACTTTTTTGGAGTTGCTTCAACTATCCCAGCACAAGCAGACATATGTTTTATCTAATGACTGAGACTGAACCGAGCCTTCAAATAACTACCCAGATTTTCTATCTTTGGTTTTGAAAACAAGAACAAGATGTTCATAATTTTGTACAGTTTCTTTATAGTAAATGGCAAGCATAAACAGGACATTGTCATaacatcatttaattaaaaactgtAAACTTCTACAAAAATTCCATTGATAGCCAGCCATTTATTCGATGGTTGATATTCAATATAACCGTACAATACAACTCATATGAGTGACACATACCTTCCACCACGGAGAATGAATTCATTACGCCTGATCATTTTAGTAAGAGAAACTTTTGGTGAAATTTCCAGTGTGATTGCATCAACTTGATAATCACGGAAGGCACCATGAGGACCAGTGGGAACACCTAAGCCCTGAGAGGAATAATATACAGATAAAGAACAACTATAAAGTGGTCACAGGGAATATTATAGTAAACATATTTAGACGGGGTAGAAGAAAAACACCTGGTAATACAATGAACTTGCCAGTGTAGCAGCACCCTCAACATACTCAGTAGCAGGAATACCAAACTTCCACTGAGGATTTAAGCTTCTAGAAATTTTTCCCAAGGATTCAAATATAACACCCAAGGTATAGAGCCACCTGGAGCCAAGCAGAGACCACATCTTCTTCACTTTTATCCGCAACCCTTGTTTATGTACTGCCAGATAATTTACAATATTGATAAGGTCGAGGTTTGGCATCTGGCCATTGGATGCCTCCGCATAAATATTAAGACTGTCTTCATACTGGTTACCTTGCTCTGCAACTTTAATTACAAGAGCTGCAGCCATAGTTCCTGCATGTCTAAAACCACCATATAACTTTCCATCCAAATAAAGACCCTGTCCAAGTTCATTAAAAATGCTGCTCCCATTACATGTTTCACTATTAACTATGTCAAGTCTCTGGATAGAAGGGGCCTGATATGCTCTTAGCCAAGCAGCCACTCCAGAATATTCTCCATATTGTGAATCAGCCACAAGCCATACAATATCTTTTGCCAGCCAAGTAACACGTGAAAGCAGTGAGAACACTGAGTAAGCAATGCCCAAGGAAAAAGCCTCACCCAGACCAACTTTATTTGGATTGTAAGGCGTTACCAAGACACTAGCTTCCTTGCCATCCCCGCATGGTGCCCTGATAATTCCAACAGTGTTGATTCCAAACGAAGAACAAGTTGCATTTTCTGAGATTATACCTGAATTGGGACTGGTAAAGAAGTGCAGTGGATGGAACTGATCAAATTGAGGGTAAAACTTGTGAAAAGTAACTTCAGCATCCAAGGCTGACATATAATGTGCAATAAGTTTTTGACTATCACTGCATTGAAACAaagcaaatattttatttatgttttcctTGTGAAGTTgtataaaatttcatatgatAATAGGAAGGAAGGAGTTACATTGGTGAGGCCCCAGATCTGAACTCCAAATCAGTTAAGTCCTTGATGAGTTTATTTGCATCAGATACATGGTGAGTAGAGAGCATGTTGTTTGCAGAACCTGCACAACTGGGTAAAAATTAGAATCAGCAAATTGAAGAGGAAAGGAATGTAGTGAGTTTGGTTCTCTGTTTGCAAGCATTCCAATGTGTGCAAACGGAGAAGCATGTCACATGGTGCTTTTGGCAAAACGAACATTTGAGGCTGCACCAAAGGAAAACAAACAAGCATGTAGTAAATTGGAAATGGGAGTGACCTGGCATGAGGGCATTCTCGGAAATGTAGGTGTTCTTGGCAAGGATAGGGAGAAGGAGAAGAGCCACCACCCCTGCGATGAAACAAACCACACTGGAAAGAGCAAAGttttaatcaaattcaaatcactCAATATAAATAGTAATAAGGAAAATCTTAATCAGTGTCCTTCAAGCactgattaagaaattaaaagcaggtgtttattaaatatgttattaataATAGACCTCCACTGTGATTTCCAATGCATCCCAATGcgatttccaatttttttttttaaaaaaaaaaaatccattattGATTTCTTAATAATGCAACCCTAAcaatagtagtagtagtagtagtaataCCTGAGAATGTTGGTGTGAGAGATGAGAAAGATCCCTAAGCGTACAATTGGGCGTACTCTTGGTTTTGCAGTATTGTTCTCGCTGGCACCCATGTCTTTCCCTCCTCTACCAACAATCCTCTATCTCATCCAGGAAATTACCTTCTGACCAGTGCCAAAAGGGAAGCCGAGGGCAAGAATACCGGAGATGGGTTGTGGGTTAGGGTTCAACGAGACTGAGAGAGAAGACAAAGTTACAACGTCTGAGAACTGAAAAAGAGAGTGCGGGGTGGAGCTGTGGTAGCTTTGGTGTTCACATGGTAGAGTGTGTCATTCTCATTCCAAGGCCATTGAAAGTTTCCCCTTTGCTTTTGTTATGCTAATTAAAGCTTTGTCCTTATTATagtgtgtttttgaaagatttactTCTGTTGAAGGTTTATATGatgccacttttttttttgcttaggaaatcattttctatttttctttgagatgaatcatttttcataatatttgagatataaaaaatatgtaccGGTGGCTTAAGTGTCATTCGTTTcgggaggaggaagaagaagaaacctaACTCGCTAACATATTAAAATGGTCACCTTATTTAACAAAGACttatttaacaaatattaaaaggCTTTTTGTTGTTTATAATCCGGAGGGAGGAGGGAGGAGGGAGGAGGGAGTAAGGGTTTAAGGCAGTGTTATGAGACTTGAACCATCAACTCAGCCAAGATTTTGAATCACTAAATCAAAAATCAAGCCAATGAGTCAATAATTTATTGCATGAACATAATTAAGATTTCAACATTGTCATAATTAAGATCAACCGGGTAAAAATCTATAAacttttatactaaaaaatctGAAATAAGCAAACATGATCATAATTAAGATTTCAACATGTAATTAACATTTTAGAGAtgtgaaaatattataaatagtttttctttcttgataACAAAATCATACCATCCTTTTCTAATGATTTTTCTTGTCCTATGTTAGAGGTTATAAATGTCTCTTAATCTACCGGATTAAAGATTAATCTCACTCACAATATGTAACTATTATTGATCCAAGAAAATTTTGGACACGGAAAGAATTAAACGCAAATTCTCCCGTTAAACTCTCCGCGTTGTGAAGTATGAGATTTAagcaattttataaaacttttaaaaatttagtacaTAACTATGAATTTAATCATACAAGTGTCCTTGCAAAGCGCATGcccatttaaattttatcacaagcacaatttttttttatcatgtacatgatttatttaaatttaactaaactttcataaaaataactattaaacattttttaaactcCCAAGCATTACGTGGATTCATATCTCAAGTTACACAGTAACACTGGGCATTCCAATGGGAACATTCACTCATCTTCGAAATTAAGAGTTTGAAACTCAATATTTATATTgtaacctaattaaaaaatgaattacatATCTCTGCAAGCAACCCCAAGGGTGGCTCTATGATACATCAAGCTTAGCTTGtgtaggaagaaaagaaaatgatacaACATGCATTCTGCTTCTGCTGAATTTTAGTGCATTAGAATTAGAATTGGATtccacaaacaaatatatgCACAGCTGCATGCTTTGCCAGAGACATCCCACACGGTTGACTTCTGCTCAACACAGTGTGTCCTCTAAATTCACTTTCCAAACGAACCAGGAATGGCTGGAATAACTCACAGAATTCTCCATATTCCATAAATAACAAAGCACAATTCCCAAAACATTGGGCAACGTGTAGCATGGTGAGAACACAAAGCAATTTTAGTGTCACCATAATCCTGTATTTTCAAGAATGTAGTTTGCATCTCAAGTAATAACCATGCTGGCGAGCCTAAGCTGCTTATCTAATGGCAAGTAGCTCTTAAGTAATACACACGTATGATGCATCACTTGCAATAGAAAAACAGCCATATGATTCTCACTCCCATCAATGGGTTGAGAATCAGGAATATAAGAACCATCTGCTATTTGTACAGACCAGTCATATATGCACTCTGTTGATGAGAAGAAGTGGGACACAACAGTTTCTGCAACAGCATTCCAGTTTTGGTCTGCCAGAAGAGACACAAGGGTGACTGGTAGATCATTCAGTACCATTTGTTGGTCCACAATCATAAAGGGCATATATTTGCAGCAGGCAGCAGACAACAGACCAAGAAACTGCAGTGCCTGCAGAAAAATGAAGAGATGTGTACAACAAGTAAGCTTCATAACAAATTCAACTTGGTTATCAAGAAGTAAAACATAGTACTCTCTCTTGCTttcatgatataaaattatagcAGGGCCGATTAATAGCAAGTAGTAGCATAGTAAATGCTAGTTGCTCAAAAATAAATCAGGCAGAACATAATATGAACAACAAGCATCGAAAGAAAATTTGTGTGGCAAAAACTGAATTACACAAGCTGAAATCTAACAATTGTGCCTATGGAATTCAAGTTGATACAAAAGATACTGTTctttatatatgttatttacaaataataatgatgatggtAACGATAATGATTTCCttaaaatttcacaacaaaccaacataattttggttttcaaaatgtctGAAAATCAATGTATTACCTGCTTttccaaaaaagaaattatcaacCCTGATCACAAACCAATTCTTgctgaatttagtttttaaagttTTCCATTATATGCATGAAAGTTACTATAAATAAGTTGTAATTTATGTATCAGTACTGAACTAATACCGTGGAAGGAAAACTGGATACACAGCTAATTTCAACAGCATCAATAAGCCACTGTTTTTTTACACTTCCCTCCGCATGGTACAAAGCTGCCACAACTTCAAAGAGTATATCCCAGAGTCCTGGCAAAATTAAACCTTAGTATTGATATTTGATATGTGAAGCATTTCCGGCTTAATAAGCTTCCAAGTTCCAAACAATTTACAAGTGAATACATAGCAACTCCGATTAGAGTAATAACCATTAATTATTTCAGCCCAAATTGATCTGAGCTCCTATGCCCAAAAACACAATAGCATTGAGTAGTGGAGCAGAAACTAACCTTGTGATTTGGAGTTCAATATGTAAGATTTCATTTTTCCAAGTTCAGTCAGTGAAAGAGAACCAGTCTTCACTAGTTTGATCTTAGCACAAACCTTTTTTTGGACTTCAATAGATTTGCCAGCACTCTGAACAAACTCCTCATGTGAAACCTGTGATTACAAACGGCAGCTTTGGTCACGCACAGGGTTTAAACAGACAATTTGTATCTAATAAACAAGCTTGACCTCAATCAATTTGAATCAACGCCAAGGAGGATTAGCTTAaagtaaacaacaaaaaatcaacaTAATGAAGGTACCAAACAACAGAAATGATCACGTATAGTAAAAgatgattgttgttgttgttgttattgatgatgatgaagaagagatACAGTAAAATATATCATGTAGTGTAATGTGTATGCATACCATACCTTAAGAAAATCCAATAGCCAAATCTGCGGAGCCTTCCCTAAGCATCTTACAGCTTCAGACCATTCCTCTACAGAACTTACATCCGCAGATGATACACTTCCAGAAGATTGAACCACTGGCAATAGAGTAAATAGAACCTCCATACACCTTTCAATATGGGATATGTAACCAGATGAGTCCACAGAAACTTCATCTAGGCACTCGTAGAGACCTTTCCAGCACGAAATACATAACAAGCTTTTGGGGTAGGTGCTAGACTCTTTGTATGAAGTAAAGGAAGACAAGTGATTACTCACATCTCCAAATAGTTTCTCAAGCCTGGAGTTTGAATATACTTTTACAAGGTCTGCTAGATGATTTAGCAGACATGACTGCAAATTTATTTCAAGTGTCCTGAATCTGGAAAAGTCAGATAGCTCATCAAGAAATGTTAGCAGTGAATCAAATTGATTTGCATGGGCCATTGCAAACATTATGCATTCCTCCCTTAGAGTTCCATTCTTAGAAGCAGAATCTTTTGGTAACAACTCAGCAACTTTGGCCTCATATCTCATACAACGCCTAATAATTGACCCCCAATCCAAGCTTGGCAACCTGGGAGCTGTAGAAAGGCACCTTAATACAGCAATGACTCTGCTAATATGTACAATAGTACCTGGCTGGACTTGGAAAAGACCAAAAATGAGAACAATGAGAAGAGACTAACGAAAAACATACAACATAACTATTGTAATAGACTTGTTTTATATATTGGTAATAGGATGTATATTGGAAGTTTGTCATATACAACAATGTCAAAATCTAGAAAAGAGTTAATATCATATTGAATACAAATTCATGTAACAGTAAGACgcaaaacaatataaaatcGTTGGCATTCAATGATGTTATCACTCAGCATGGTTATTACATTTCAAAATTgaggaaaaatgaaatttatcaaatttaaacatattaTTCATGAATAATCAGAATTCTGTGATATGTATCACATGATttctaatagaaaataaacttcAAAACCCAACAACTAGCTTCATGTGAATgcttaacaaaattatatataatgaaataCAGATTTTAAGCTGCTTTTGTAGTTAGTTTGATTTCCAACTCccatacatgaaacaaaatctctctagataattccaaaagaaaaagaaaaaaaaaagtaaacatcAACTTAGAAATTAAATTCCAGACATCGTATCAAGCAAAGGAAGGTGAATaaacagagaaaaaaatgagttatagAGGAAGACAAAAGCAGTGAAATACTTGAAAATGAAGGACACACACATATAACAATTTACACAAAATATGGGCAAAAGATCTACCTCAGTATATTTGAAACTCGTAAGCCACAAACTAAGCTTCAAAACAATATTGTCCTCCGAAAAACTCTGAGAAACAGATTTTGAATTAGTTGCGGCCACGCTCCTATCACTATCAACCCCCAAAAGTTCCTTGGACCATAAATGATGTCGAAGGAAGGCAAGTACCCAGGAAGCAAACTGTTGTAGCTGATGATTATCCGAATTCTGTGCCACAAGAAACATCTCTTGCACCAATGATGTCAAGTATGGTTCAAAATCAGAACTTGAGAGGAGAGGGCCCATGACAGAAGAAGACTCCTGTTGTTTACACAGTAagatatttaaatatgaaacaagaaaaacattaacaaatatgaTGAGATTGCTGGTAGCAATTTTATGGAAAGGTAAAATACCTTCTGATAGCCAGATTGCCTAGAGTAATTTGGAAAATTCATGTTGACCAAAATTCCTGCACCTGCTCCAACAGCATTAACAACTCCTAGCATGCCACCAAGATGGACAAGAAAAGGGAAAGGATTCAAGTAACATTTCCTGAACAGTTCCAGTAAACATTTAACACGTTCAACCTCAATAGAGTAAACACCTTCATTCAGTATACAAGAAAGTACTGTCCCAGCTCCAACACATGATGCCATCAGCAAACTATGGTGCAAAATGCCAGACTTTTTCACAGCAATTAACTCAGAAATTAACTCTTTAAAGCCAACCACAATGCGGTCCAACTCAACATCATTTATCAATTCCATTCTCTGGCAAAAAGCCACTACTGTAGGAAGTGCAATACAGGATCCTAGAGCTAAGACATGCTCAGATTCTTTCCACTGGAAAGTACTGCTTTCAACTAGTGAATGCAAATATGGAAGCCATGACATTAACAAGTTCTTTATCTTGATAACAGTCTCTAACTCTCCAGCTCTGTATATTGCGCTAATGGAGTTAGCTAGACCAAGAACAAGTCCAGCAACACCCCAGATATCTTCTTCCAAGTCTTCACTGTTCTCAGATAACTGTTCATATCCTTTAGCGCTCATGTCATATGAACCCAGTGGAAAGCATGAACATAGACTGTCCAAAACATCAGAAGAACATCGAGTTCTCTGTTGTATCATTGTAGCTAAGGCCCTAATAATTCTTCCTAGTAATACAGATTCTGGAACATACTCTGTTTCCTTCATCACAGTAGAGGTATCAGAAGTTTCAACTCTGGTAAGAAGATCTTGGCATGAAAAACCCAATCCAACACCACATGCACCTTTTACAAGGGAACTTTTGCTATCAGAAAGAACCTGGAAGTTCACACAATCAGTGAAACAGAGTGTCAGATAATCTTATAAACAAGTTCCTCTCAAGACAAGAGTGAActgaattgaaaaaattaataaaaatgacaaGAGAATTCATTTAAAACTCTGATTTTAGCCTCGGTGTGTGTAATACCATTCTTCAGCTTCCTTCTTGACTATCCTACTACAATGGTATTGGGAACATAAGTATGCTACAACCTCTTAATATAATCTCATAGAAGTCTGAGTTTCTATCTCCAAAAAATCTTGGATTCATAAAAGCTAAGGGAAGGTGGACTAAGAAAAATTCCAGAAACACTTATATTTCATCAAAACTGTTAAGAAAAATTCATAAACAATGCTATACTTTCTTTAATCTTcgaaattttttcttcaaacttgttgatcaaaattttgttttaattaaaaaatagaaagtagAAACAAGATAACCAAGATCTTAAAAAAATGGGACAATAGACATACACAAAAAGGATTGAACAAGAATACCTCAAGAAGTCCTGTGATGTTATGATATCTCTCTTTATGATCTGTTACATGAAGGCAACTAGAGATTAATCCAAGAGAAATTGCAGCAGACCATTGGCGGTGTTCATGCTCATGTTGGAACAACCATTCCAAAAGGAACTTTGAAGCAGCAGACTTAACCATGTGAACAGATGGAGGCAAAACCTGAAAATAGTAAGGCCAGAGAAGGTAACAATCAAATGTTATTATGCTAATTACACAAGATACATTACTAACCAGATTATTAGAGAATTGACTCACTAATTGGCTGATGTTTTAATTGAACATAGCCCAAAagtgaaaatgtaaaattatagaCATTGGTATGCAACAGATAGCAGATCAAGGGATATATGGCATTTAGGAGACAGAAATACTTCCAAGATCATTCATATTGTAAAATTGTTCGTATAAAATGTGGTTAATAATACTCGTAGAGTTACATGTTCCATAATCTTAACAACACTTTATATGTTTAGATGTGAATATGCAGCATCGATGATAATTAGTCAGAATCTATAAAGATTCTAAATGAATGCTTAACAATAGAAAACCTTCTCACCACACAAAGTGCACCAATAGCCAGTGCAATATTTTCAGCAGCTCTAGGTATAGCCTCATCCGCTATTGCTATCATACTCTGCACAAAAAGCATGTAACAAAACAGCCTACATCAGATATTGACAAAGTTGTGCATTAGATACAGATAACTGATAAATGGGAAAAAAAGATAGTTTGTAATGACAAAACAGCAAACCTGACCTTTAAAATATCACTAGCAGCTTTAGAAGTTTTATCTAGGACACTCGATTGTGCCTTAGCATCATAGGACAGAGTGTAAGCCTTCATCCAACGTCGCATGAAGCCTTTCCATGATTGCAGTGCCATCAGCGCAAGCAAGATATTTCTTGAGAGCTGAAGAGAAGCAGCTACTTCCACTAGAGCATTTTCATACCCAGCATGTACATCTCTTAACCTCTGAATACATATAATATCAGATCAAAAGTGCAGTCAAATCTAATCAGAATATATTTAATCTGTCAATATCTTACTTTGGATGCTAGATGTTCATTCATATCTTTAGGAgggaaagaaaaacataataaagAAGCACCAGGTAACTCTCTAGCTTTATTTATCACTCCTGCAAGTAGAAGCTTAACATCAAGgcatattcaaataaaacaagaaaattaatatattaaaccaGACAGAGTTTGATAAAAGCAATTAGTGACAGAATTTCTACCACTCCATTTAAGGAAACATTCAGTTTCTAAACCATGTGAAAGAAATCATGTCCTGTCAACATAAACGCAACCACCCAGTTTCATTTAGATCTAGGCTAAAtccaaataaattgattttgtttttcatttttggcaTTAACAAACCATGAGTTAACAAGAGATGTTGTAGATAAAAAGAAGACTCAAtttaagcattttattttatttttccagtATCAGACCTGAACTTCTTTTTGGAAGAATTATTGGGAAAAGAACACAAAATAGACAGCTGATACCACCATACCTGAAGAGAATATAACCTGTGGAAATACATCCATCAATTTTTCGATCTTGCTTCCTGTAACTCTTTTTTCCTTGACTACTCTCCGACGATTTCTAAAGCAAATGGATAGAAAATTAACAAATTGAATCATATTATTATACCATCCAATATAAGTAAATCAATTGTAGGATGCAATGCTTACATGTGCTCATATGTTATTAACTTGACATGAAACTCCTCCATAGCCTTGAGTACTTTGGGATTTGTCTCAGAAAAGAACAGCTCCAAATTCATTTTCTTGAAATCTGGAATACTATTCTCAAGCTGTGGCACCTGGAAAGTGGTAACAAAACAATATCAAAGGAACAAGTGTAAATTactctttattttaataaaataacagtCCACTCATGCAGAGCAACATTTTCATCAATGGATATACTTCATATTGAGCAAGTGCCTCCAGGGCTGAAATTCTTGCTTTTCCCCACTGTCTACCCTGACCATAGGTAACTACATCCCACAAAATTTGCAGCACACTCTTTGATGCTTCTGGATATGCTTCTGCGTCCATTGCACCCCACCTAAGCAGAAGGCATAGGCTGCCATAACACAGGAAGTGTCTTTTAATGAGACAACAGAATGACAATTCAAAACTAGGAAATTATGTATTAAttgatggagaaaaaaaat encodes the following:
- the LOC114398125 gene encoding protein RST1 isoform X1, with the protein product MESYGPLLEKTQVPQPALQKLAVDSIFSKLRSAPSHLDPESEPGRRAISQCLASPSPHVVDHSVRHLCRLAADSAVAVPRASLELLSALQGSDPKLVPIFVKGLGFLARHDFRHKNSASQQFTSSTLTHPFVRVLLCRQEVQSELLHQVLLFMLQNKDVGMVRVCEFLRPLLNVSIIRLSVSESSLSSSFAMQLVSSMAAFCCSFPHETVPVFKLLIECLKFLPHESSEDYRKLVFVVEHMVEAYIVVLKSLAGKKSPLITEAQLCAVEFLETILSLSTCLQWHPGGHEPICELLRRLLSVQNDLGLPWLPGLASTIASLFTIIVQSELEHEQISILKLLLLILKWKYDNVTNADAAISEPKFSLFEETLFLLPVVSLMSSPSKSVKGLATDLLLLLEKLLVKMFVAPKDKPIVKGGDHYLSTPGVIVLRLLRHLWYQDGESSPRTSLLKLTLKGLNQSEIMHDRPISWVSHLRGFCLSIVDQRKSSLAISHSQEVFLNEMPLLLSAVLNVLLIHQSMAAAAVDCLSSIAIMDPKLGVPLLLTIMFYSNIFIRNDINHHDMLLNFFEMLPSLASHSAMIPLVVQTILPMLNKDAKVSLYSTATRLLCRTWETNDRAFGSLQGVLLPKGFTNFTSERDICISMAASIRDVCHKSPDRGVDLILSVSSCIESQDPVIKAIGLQSLAFLCEADVIDFYTAWDVIAKHVQGYQDDPILAHSLCLLLRWGAMDAEAYPEASKSVLQILWDVVTYGQGRQWGKARISALEALAQYEVPQLENSIPDFKKMNLELFFSETNPKVLKAMEEFHVKLITYEHINRRRVVKEKRVTGSKIEKLMDVFPQVIFSSGVINKARELPGASLLCFSFPPKDMNEHLASKRLRDVHAGYENALVEVAASLQLSRNILLALMALQSWKGFMRRWMKAYTLSYDAKAQSSVLDKTSKAASDILKSMIAIADEAIPRAAENIALAIGALCVVLPPSVHMVKSAASKFLLEWLFQHEHEHRQWSAAISLGLISSCLHVTDHKERYHNITGLLEVLSDSKSSLVKGACGVGLGFSCQDLLTRVETSDTSTVMKETEYVPESVLLGRIIRALATMIQQRTRCSSDVLDSLCSCFPLGSYDMSAKGYEQLSENSEDLEEDIWGVAGLVLGLANSISAIYRAGELETVIKIKNLLMSWLPYLHSLVESSTFQWKESEHVLALGSCIALPTVVAFCQRMELINDVELDRIVVGFKELISELIAVKKSGILHHSLLMASCVGAGTVLSCILNEGVYSIEVERVKCLLELFRKCYLNPFPFLVHLGGMLGVVNAVGAGAGILVNMNFPNYSRQSGYQKESSSVMGPLLSSSDFEPYLTSLVQEMFLVAQNSDNHQLQQFASWVLAFLRHHLWSKELLGVDSDRSVAATNSKSVSQSFSEDNIVLKLSLWLTSFKYTEPGTIVHISRVIAVLRCLSTAPRLPSLDWGSIIRRCMRYEAKVAELLPKDSASKNGTLREECIMFAMAHANQFDSLLTFLDELSDFSRFRTLEINLQSCLLNHLADLVKVYSNSRLEKLFGDVSNHLSSFTSYKESSTYPKSLLCISCWKGLYECLDEVSVDSSGYISHIERCMEVLFTLLPVVQSSGSVSSADVSSVEEWSEAVRCLGKAPQIWLLDFLKVSHEEFVQSAGKSIEVQKKVCAKIKLVKTGSLSLTELGKMKSYILNSKSQGLWDILFEVVAALYHAEGSVKKQWLIDAVEISCVSSFPSTALQFLGLLSAACCKYMPFMIVDQQMVLNDLPVTLVSLLADQNWNAVAETVVSHFFSSTECIYDWSVQIADGSYIPDSQPIDGSENHMAVFLLQVMHHTCVLLKSYLPLDKQLRLASMVIT
- the LOC114398125 gene encoding protein RST1 isoform X2, encoding MESYGPLLEKTQVPQPALQKLAVDSIFSKLRSAPSHLDPESEPGRRAISQCLASPSPHVVDHSVRHLCRLAADSAVAVPRASLELLSALQGSDPKLVPIFVKGLGFLARHDFRHKNSASQQFTSSTLTHPFVRVLLCRQEVQSELLHQVLLFMLQNKDVGMVRVCEFLRPLLNVSIIRLSVSESSLSSSFAMQLVSSMAAFCCSFPHETVPVFKLLIECLKFLPHESSEDYRKLVFVVEHMVEAYIVVLKSLAGKKSPLITEAQLCAVEFLETILSLSTCLQWHPGGHEPICELLRRLLSVQNDLGLPWLPGLASTIASLFTIIVQSELEHEQISILKLLLLILKWKYDNDAAISEPKFSLFEETLFLLPVVSLMSSPSKSVKGLATDLLLLLEKLLVKMFVAPKDKPIVKGGDHYLSTPGVIVLRLLRHLWYQDGESSPRTSLLKLTLKGLNQSEIMHDRPISWVSHLRGFCLSIVDQRKSSLAISHSQEVFLNEMPLLLSAVLNVLLIHQSMAAAAVDCLSSIAIMDPKLGVPLLLTIMFYSNIFIRNDINHHDMLLNFFEMLPSLASHSAMIPLVVQTILPMLNKDAKVSLYSTATRLLCRTWETNDRAFGSLQGVLLPKGFTNFTSERDICISMAASIRDVCHKSPDRGVDLILSVSSCIESQDPVIKAIGLQSLAFLCEADVIDFYTAWDVIAKHVQGYQDDPILAHSLCLLLRWGAMDAEAYPEASKSVLQILWDVVTYGQGRQWGKARISALEALAQYEVPQLENSIPDFKKMNLELFFSETNPKVLKAMEEFHVKLITYEHINRRRVVKEKRVTGSKIEKLMDVFPQVIFSSGVINKARELPGASLLCFSFPPKDMNEHLASKRLRDVHAGYENALVEVAASLQLSRNILLALMALQSWKGFMRRWMKAYTLSYDAKAQSSVLDKTSKAASDILKSMIAIADEAIPRAAENIALAIGALCVVLPPSVHMVKSAASKFLLEWLFQHEHEHRQWSAAISLGLISSCLHVTDHKERYHNITGLLEVLSDSKSSLVKGACGVGLGFSCQDLLTRVETSDTSTVMKETEYVPESVLLGRIIRALATMIQQRTRCSSDVLDSLCSCFPLGSYDMSAKGYEQLSENSEDLEEDIWGVAGLVLGLANSISAIYRAGELETVIKIKNLLMSWLPYLHSLVESSTFQWKESEHVLALGSCIALPTVVAFCQRMELINDVELDRIVVGFKELISELIAVKKSGILHHSLLMASCVGAGTVLSCILNEGVYSIEVERVKCLLELFRKCYLNPFPFLVHLGGMLGVVNAVGAGAGILVNMNFPNYSRQSGYQKESSSVMGPLLSSSDFEPYLTSLVQEMFLVAQNSDNHQLQQFASWVLAFLRHHLWSKELLGVDSDRSVAATNSKSVSQSFSEDNIVLKLSLWLTSFKYTEPGTIVHISRVIAVLRCLSTAPRLPSLDWGSIIRRCMRYEAKVAELLPKDSASKNGTLREECIMFAMAHANQFDSLLTFLDELSDFSRFRTLEINLQSCLLNHLADLVKVYSNSRLEKLFGDVSNHLSSFTSYKESSTYPKSLLCISCWKGLYECLDEVSVDSSGYISHIERCMEVLFTLLPVVQSSGSVSSADVSSVEEWSEAVRCLGKAPQIWLLDFLKVSHEEFVQSAGKSIEVQKKVCAKIKLVKTGSLSLTELGKMKSYILNSKSQGLWDILFEVVAALYHAEGSVKKQWLIDAVEISCVSSFPSTALQFLGLLSAACCKYMPFMIVDQQMVLNDLPVTLVSLLADQNWNAVAETVVSHFFSSTECIYDWSVQIADGSYIPDSQPIDGSENHMAVFLLQVMHHTCVLLKSYLPLDKQLRLASMVIT